The Macadamia integrifolia cultivar HAES 741 chromosome 3, SCU_Mint_v3, whole genome shotgun sequence genome segment aaaaaaaatcattacttTTGGAAATGAAGGAAAACAAGTTTTGACTTACCAGTCATAGGGCACGAAGCACCGGAGTCAATAATCCAAGAAGGAGATGAAGCATAGGTAAGAAAGGCAGAGTTACCTGTGTGGACTAAAGATGACCGGGTCCACTTTTGAATCAGGTTCACTTGGGGTtcttccctccctcccctcccccaaaaagaaaaaatctcccTTCGCTTGGCATCTGGGTTAGTGTTTGTGTGCAAAATGTACACGAAACATTCATGTGGCATAATGTTCTGTGTTTGCTTCTGCGTCCATCTTTGATCTTACAGTCACTCATAGGCAGTAATTTTTGCTCTATTACAGAGAATCTGGAGCAGAGAAGAAATTTAAGGAGATAAGTAATGCCTATGAGGTAAGGGGCCAATACTATTATAATTTTTCTTCATAAATGACACCTATGGACTTGAGTTATTTGCTTACAAACCAGATAACATTTTCTGCAGGTCCTGTCGGATGATGAGAAACGGTCCTTATATGATAAGTATGGGGAGGCTGGGCTTAAAGGTGCTGGTATGGGCATGGGGGTAAGTTCCcttttaccttttcttttctgggtGGGGGAGCAGGGAAGGAGGATTGCTGATTAAAATTTCGTAATGtactatttttgtttttccatgcAAGTAACATGTACCTTCTCATACAGGATTTCAGCAGCCCATTTGATCTGTTTGAGTCATTGTTTGAAGGCATGGGTGGCATGGGCAGTATGGGTGGCATGGGTATGGGAGGCAGAGGTTCCAGACGTAGGCCAGTGGATGGCGATGACCAGATTTACAATCTAGTCTTGAATTTTAAGGAAGCAGTTTTTGGGGTGGAAAAAGAGATTGAGATAACCCGGCTTGAGACCTGTAGCAACTGCAATGGCTCAGGAGCGAAACCAGGGACGAAGCCAACAAAATGTAGCACATGTGGTGGGCAGGGTCAAGTTGTTTCATCGGCAAGGACACCACTGGGGGTTTTCCAGCAAGTAATGACCTGCAATACATGTGGGGGGACTGGGGAGATGTCTACCGCTTGCAACACATGTGGGGGAGATGGGCGAGTCAGGAGGACAAAACGGATCAGTCTGAAAGTCCCTCCTGGTGTGGACTTAGGTAGCCGGTTGAGGGTTCGATCGGAAGGTGATGCTGGAAGGagaggtggagcacctggagacCTTTTCGTTGTTATTGAAGTTCTCCCAGACCCTGTACTCAAACGTGATGATACCAACATTCTCTACACCTGCAAGGTGTCATACGTTGATGCCATATTAGGGACTACAATCAAGGTTCCAACAGTAGATGGCATGGTTGATTTGAAGATTCCTTCTGGTACCCAGCCAGGTACGACCCTGGTGATGGCAAAGAAAGGTGTGCCACTACTCAATAAAAGTAACATGAGGGGTGATCAGTTGGTTCGTGTGCAAGTTGAGATCCCAAAAAGGTTGAGCAgtgaagaaaggaaactcaTGGAAGAGCTTGCCGGCCTCAACAAAGCCAAGACTGCAAACAGTAGAAGATAGTTGTCATCACCCCTGTTTATTCATCTCACACTTGCCCTCACCAatccataaatattttttgttctcAAAGATGAGTTCCAATTGGCAATTTATGTATTTGCAAAGGGGAAATTCGATCCTGGGATCTTTGAATTGGGTTGGAAGAGGAGCAGTGTTGAGTGTAGTAATAggtattgttttgtttttggtttaagTTTTGAAATATAGATTGATAGGCCATGAggaaagaatattttttttttgggggtgggggggtggtgggggaagGGTTCTGCTTATTCTCTCTCTGTTTTGTTTATCAATTCCATTCACCTAATAATTTAATAGTCTGAAAAGCATATGAAACCTGAAACTCCATGTTTATCCATCAAATTCAAATGTATAATCTATCCATTTGTCAAGCTCTTTGCATTTGTACTTAAAATGAGATTTTTGAGCAGTTTGATGATcatatatgataaaaaaaaaaaaaaNNNNNNNNNNNNNNNNNNNNNNNNNNNNNNNNNNNNNNNNNNNNNNNNNNNNNNNNNNNNNNNNNNNNNNNNGGGGAGTAATTGTTAGCCATAGGTTTCTTCAGTGGTGCATACATTGTGATTTCTAGTCATGAGGAGGGTAGATCTTGCCGGGCCAATTGAGCACAGCCAGCTTGTGGACTGGCCTTAATATCGAATTTGGTGGCCATTTCAAGCATATATAACCTAACATTGTTTCCTTGTGTATATTTGTCCGTTTGATCATGATTTCAATAGTTTTGCTATTCaacatttttcattttgacATGCGAAGCGATTTTCAGACATTAGCTTCACAGTGGAGGACTGTAGGCTCTAAGtctaatttaaaagaaaataaaagaaagagaagtgaaatcaaatcaaaactaaaatgattctttgtatttgatttttttgggtgaaagcaGATTTCATTCATTAGGTTGCTGGTTACACCTTTGCATTCATTTCTTGACATACTTGATTGTGTAATtctcaaaataatttaaatttgtTAATTAAATTTTAGGGTGAGTATTTTCTGTCTAGTAGTGTAGCTTATACTAGTAGCAAATAGCCAGCCACTGCCACTGGAAATGAATCATTCCCAGGGGCCAAAGAGGTCATTTTGGGCTAGAGGAGAGAGACATTGCATCTAGGTTGTCGGGTATACTCATGGACGGAAAACGTTATCCCTAAATTTTAATCCATGTAGAGGGTTTTCCATGACATTATTGTGGGTAAAATTCTGCACACCACAGCAAGAGTCATccttggaaaaaaaagaaaagaaaagaaaaaaaaaacacatcatCTATATGGGTCCATATAATCAGAGttggagagaggaaaaaaatatatatatatatgagaaggAAATTGGACTATGTTTTGCAATCAAATATTTCTTGATTttaagaagtaaaataaatatttcactGAAAAGTATGATTATTAGTTTATCATAGGGAGGTCCTAGAAGGGCAATATAAGAAAGAATCTGTATGTTACACCAGTGAGGGGTTGACAAATGGTATAACCATCATCCATATTGGTCCACATGGCTCCAAATggtcaaaataagagagagaaaatgtgtaGTCCGTCCCAAAAACATGTCCATGGCATGTCATTATCTATCCATGCTCAAAATTTAAGACTAATCTAACATCCCCATGTGTTATTTTAGGTATTAAAAAAGAGCAATCCAGTGCAGCACGTGGCTCTTATTATAGGGTCTGAGAGGAAAAAGTGTACGCAACCTCACCCATTACCCTGTAGGAAAGACTGTTTCCAAGTTCCGAACTTGTGTCTAACATATTGTATTGTTGCAATTCAATTAATTTATGTATTAACTACAGTTTATATAAATGGtgggaaaataaattcattaaaaCAGTTGCATAGATTGTAACTCAGACTACAACCTATGAAATtctagcaaaaaataaaaaaataaaaaaataaaaaaataaaaaaataaaaaaataaaaaaataatattacaaCCTATGAAATGCTGTACCCTATTGCTATTATAGCAAACCAAACAGAAAGTGACTTGAACAACCCCCAGGTGAACAAGAAAATCATTACCTCATCTCAACCGTAAATGATCAGAAGCACCTTCCGTTCATAGAACCTTAAAACCCACAACTTCTGTGGCTAGGGCGTATGGCTCACTAAATGTGAACTCCTCCCATAGAGACTGATCCCACAAGTAGTTTATTTATATGTTATTTCAAGATTTCTTGTCATTCTTTTCCCATACGATTAGGTTACACTACCAAAATAATTCATTCGGTGTaatatttctttttctggtatggtaaaattttctttaaGACTCATCTAATAGATCGGTATAGTGAGATGCTTTGGATTCACTAACAATCATTAAACATAAAAATTGAATACCAAAACAACTAAAAATCTAAGAAACCCGGGAATATTAAAACCAATCCAAAAAACCTAAGCTCAGCTGCTTTAACTTTCGAAAATAGTTTCCCATGCCGCCAGTGTACCATCATATTTTCACGTAAATTTTCTCTCCAACTTTGATGATGGATCTCCAGATGATGCTATGTTCTTTATACTGCTATTGTTGTGGTGTGAGAGATTCCCCCTCTaaactaacttttttttttttaaccatattgcGATGATACAAGTTTCACTCCGAGCAACAATTGTATTTGATCTTCCACACTTCTGGTTTTTGAAGTGGCATTTTTGTGGCAAAAAAGATATAGATTCTTAATTTTAATGTTTAGGTTTCAAGTTCTTATGTTAATTTATCCTAAATAACTTAAAGAGGAGCTCAGAGGGTTCCCTCTGCCACCCAAGTGCAATTTTGGCTTTGGAGTGGGGGGTATTGTGGGTAAACATTGCAATAGGGGGTAGATAAGACATTTTATAGGGATTGCTACAATAATCTAGGTCTTATTTAAAGGGGTGGCTGCATGCAATTTTGAATTTCAGTTGATGGTGGACAAATCTTTTACCTATAATTTAATCATTGAAACAATCACTTCTAAGGATCGAACAGGTTCCTTCGGAAGATTAACTCCCTTAGAAGAGTTTGCAAAATCGATCAATCATGTTGTTTCTATTGGAATGGTATGGAGAGTAGGgaccatttattttttgtagcaATATTCTTCATCTCAGTTCTTCCTCCTACTTATAGGAACTAATCTTATTAGAGAGGGAATTTGGGTGGCTTAGGAATTTGAAGGCTTTGGGACCATTGGTGAAGTTGGTATTCTGTGCAACTATCTCCAATGTGTAGAGGGAAAGGAatcatagatttttttggaACCAATTATAGTTAGAGACATCGAGGCTATGTGGTGGACCCTTACATTATGTCCTTACCTCCGATCTCGTAACAACTtcttggtgggggtgggggagggggaggataccatttttttttttttttttggagggttgATGGAGTTTGCATTTCTCTTGTATTTCTTGCTCATacatagttggttttgatggtgTGTTTGTTTTGCCCTCTTGAGGCCTTTCCAAGAATGGTAGCTCTCACttgtttctctttgttttccttATATATTATTTCTATGTTTTCAATTCTGTAAATTGAattcatataaaaaaagaaacggATTTCCTGAACGACAATATGATTCTTATACTAACGCATGAACCAATGAGAACCTTGGAATTAACATCAATAAAGACGGGATTGTAGCATTTCATGAGAGGACAATATGATTCTTACACTAACACATGAACCAATAAGAACCTTGGTATTAACATCAATAAAGACGGGATTGTAGCATTTCATGAGAGGTTAGGGTGGTCATATCCTCCATTAAGAATCCCTTAAATTAAAGAAACTAGTACTCTGTAGtttcaaattataaaaaaatgtgaagaaACCAGCACATTGTAGTATTATAAAAAAGTTAAAGAAACCAGGTGTTTCCCTTCATgttataaaaaattgaaagaaactAGTACTCTGTGGtttcaaattataaaaaatacagCATGGGGTGAGAGAGGCTCGAACTCTCGACCTCAGGATAACTCCAGACAGCTATGAGACCTACGCGCTAGCCAACTGCGCCACCACCCCATATGtgtattaattaataattataataattacGTGTAAAACGGAAGGCATATTCTCTCTCACTCATCATCTTCATGAAATCAAAtcttttttgggtttgggggaggggtgggggtcGTTGATGATTTCATTCTTGGTGCCATGTGTTAATTTTGCGTTTGCGAGTATCACCGTTTGATGAATTGGTCATAAGTCCATTTTCATTTCCACCGTGATTATATGGTCCATCATACATAggattcattcttcttttttttttttttttttttttcgttttatttGGTTGGGGTGAGGGAATATGGTAATTAGGCTCTATTTTAATTGGATAAAAAGTGaatataaataaacaataatgtGACCATGTCAACTATTTCTCTATGCACGATCTTGTACACAACCTTTTGTCAATCAGGAATTAATTATTAAGGTtgcgtttgataatgtttcagaAAAATGTTTAtggagttttttcattttatgagaACAGATTaacggaataaagtgtttgatgCATtatggtgtgtgtgtgtgtgtgtgtgtttttttttttttataagtttgAAATAAGAATTGATAAAATGACAAAAGGTAATTCCgtcattttagttttttttttaaaaaaatgacattttgatacaaaaactaaaatttataattttgatACGAAACATCGTTTCTGTTAAAAAAcgctaccaaacgcaacctaaaGGTGATCTATATAttggaccatttttttttctccttttgttaaCCAAGATGTCcagaccactgttagttaaaacgcgttttaaacgcgttccCGTTTTtctgccgtttaaaacgcgttttcctGTATGCTGTTATACAATCCGGAAAAAAACGAAAgtggcaaaagaatccgtttcaaacgcgtatccgttttttaaggggaaattggaattttattaaaaaaattaaaaaaaaaaaaaaaaaaaaacctattaataaaagtgaagagtgaagacaatatggtacttggttttttatttttaacttccatattatctataggaaaaaaatctcatatttttatagcccattgagtaaggagaagctaaagctagcaacatctcattttcttgtagtccattgggctattttattttgggactcctagagcttttggaatattagatgcatgtatacaagtaatgatctctcaaattgcatgagtatactatcgtttttttggtttcgtttttttaaaaactacacgtttaatactcgtaccgttcgtttatGTCTATTTTCCgttccttatttttttaatcatttttttgaTCATatcattcatcatttttatctgtttaaaacccatatcATACGTTTCCGTATTTTTACCGTTttcattttaactaacagtggtccgGACCATGGTATTATGGTTCTAAAACGGAGGTCCCCATAgttgagagagagggagaaatctCACGTGGGAAGCAGATGAAATCCAGCTCACAGCCACAATGATATAATAGGCTCCACGTGGGGGGGATTGTGAGAGAAAAGAGACAGAGGATTGCAGTTCACAGACGTCATAGGGGTCCGGATAAGCTGTCTTTGTCGTCGCTAACACTGCCAACAAGCTAGAAAATTACTGAGTGGCACGTGTTTCTCTTCATGTGCTTGTAATTGTGTCCGTGTGCGCACATATAGTCATTACGagacttaccttttttttttttataaagtacTGCATACCTTAATTAACCTTACTAGTAAACCTGACCGTAGGCCAACAATAATCATAGCTTATTAGCAAACCCAAAACGCATACAAGCACACCcacaagggagagagagagagagagcgctaTGATTTCTTAATAAGTACTGAGCTTAGCTTTACAATTTGGAATCACAAAAGATGCCTCTTCCTAATGAGTGCTTAGTTTTACAATTTGGAAATGATAAAAGATGCATTTCCAGCTCTATGTGGAATGTGATTGAAGTCAAATAATTCATAGATTTTGAATAACTTGATTGTGCAAGTTTGCACGGATTCGTGGTCTTGGAGCTTAGTTTCACTATTTTTTCtgtctataatttttttttctaactttttAATGAAATTATGCTTTTATTTAAACGATTGACGTATTTTGTTATgcataaaaaaactaaaatgacATAGAAACCTTAGTGAATgttttaaaacatttttaattaataaaataaaaactcatcTATGAGGGGACTGGAGAgggaatggagtatggagaacCCTTCAAAAGTCTACTTTTATGGGTAGCTCCTATTCTATgggaaaagaagggggggggggggggggggttagttTTCAACTCACATTTAATTGGTACGTAAACCCATTTCTGATTTCTGAGTACCCAAGCCTTTGTTTTGAGTTCCATTGAACGCTTACCCTAATATTGACCTtccaaaaaacaaacaaagacaACGTATGAAGAAGGAATAAAGGGTAGGCAGGTTCCTTTTGATGCTCGTGTGCAGTGTCAGGCATTGGAGGGGATatacagaaataaataaaaaatatatatatatttatttattaaagtgGATTGTTATTGTAATTTAGGTAGTGCGAGAATAGTTtgggttttaacttttaatcCATATGATATATAAAAAGTTGCTTTTAAGGTTTAAGGGATAGAGAGCACTACCCTATTTGTCTCTGTTGTTTATGAACCTTTTTTTCAAACCACCCTGTGTTTAGGCATAAGAATGCATAAAGGGTAGCATTCATTCTCCAAAAGTTAAAATAGTTCAAGGAAGATGTTCTTCACGTTAGAAATGTGAGGAAGAATCTAAAAATCATATCAATGATTGtctagaaaaaaaatcatctgcatGAGATCCATATattcaaaataagagaaaaaaataaagtgagaaAAATTGCACTATGATATTGTGGGAAGTTTTCCACACCACTTCAAATAATGATTCAAAATAGACATGTAGCACCTACTACCACCATGGTTTAAAAAAggataatttacaatgccaccccttgaaaaaaaaaatgtcataattATAAGGCCACCCCCTtctgttttaccaaattagactcaaacccctTACTATTAGTCACTGTTAAGTTCCGTTTgattgcaatggaaatttagagggaagggaagtgaaattttcatgctttaaaaagaaat includes the following:
- the LOC122073984 gene encoding chaperone protein dnaJ A7A, chloroplastic-like isoform X1; the encoded protein is MAIIPCSSTWVAQWGVQPKTMLWPSVMNKLTISSQYGGLVSMLRIRGIRASRKLNTISSKINYLVSKHSSLLSHDSLHALFNTKPTQNVRHHKGARLVVRADSDYYSVLGVSRNASKSEIKSAYRKLARNYHPDVNKESGAEKKFKEISNAYEVLSDDEKRSLYDKYGEAGLKGAGMGMGDFSSPFDLFESLFEGMGGMGSMGGMGMGGRGSRRRPVDGDDQIYNLVLNFKEAVFGVEKEIEITRLETCSNCNGSGAKPGTKPTKCSTCGGQGQVVSSARTPLGVFQQVMTCNTCGGTGEMSTACNTCGGDGRVRRTKRISLKVPPGVDLGSRLRVRSEGDAGRRGGAPGDLFVVIEVLPDPVLKRDDTNILYTCKVSYVDAILGTTIKVPTVDGMVDLKIPSGTQPGTTLVMAKKGVPLLNKSNMRGDQLVRVQVEIPKRLSSEERKLMEELAGLNKAKTANSRR
- the LOC122073984 gene encoding chaperone protein dnaJ A7A, chloroplastic-like isoform X3, with amino-acid sequence MAIIPCSSTWVAQWGVQPKTMLWPSVMNKLTISSQYGISSKINYLVSKHSSLLSHDSLHALFNTKPTQNVRHHKGARLVVRADSDYYSVLGVSRNASKSEIKSAYRKLARNYHPDVNKESGAEKKFKEISNAYEVLSDDEKRSLYDKYGEAGLKGAGMGMGDFSSPFDLFESLFEGMGGMGSMGGMGMGGRGSRRRPVDGDDQIYNLVLNFKEAVFGVEKEIEITRLETCSNCNGSGAKPGTKPTKCSTCGGQGQVVSSARTPLGVFQQVMTCNTCGGTGEMSTACNTCGGDGRVRRTKRISLKVPPGVDLGSRLRVRSEGDAGRRGGAPGDLFVVIEVLPDPVLKRDDTNILYTCKVSYVDAILGTTIKVPTVDGMVDLKIPSGTQPGTTLVMAKKGVPLLNKSNMRGDQLVRVQVEIPKRLSSEERKLMEELAGLNKAKTANSRR
- the LOC122073984 gene encoding chaperone protein dnaJ A7A, chloroplastic-like isoform X2, producing MGCAMGSSTKNHVMALCHEQVDDIITIWFGCRGLVSMLRIRGIRASRKLNTISSKINYLVSKHSSLLSHDSLHALFNTKPTQNVRHHKGARLVVRADSDYYSVLGVSRNASKSEIKSAYRKLARNYHPDVNKESGAEKKFKEISNAYEVLSDDEKRSLYDKYGEAGLKGAGMGMGDFSSPFDLFESLFEGMGGMGSMGGMGMGGRGSRRRPVDGDDQIYNLVLNFKEAVFGVEKEIEITRLETCSNCNGSGAKPGTKPTKCSTCGGQGQVVSSARTPLGVFQQVMTCNTCGGTGEMSTACNTCGGDGRVRRTKRISLKVPPGVDLGSRLRVRSEGDAGRRGGAPGDLFVVIEVLPDPVLKRDDTNILYTCKVSYVDAILGTTIKVPTVDGMVDLKIPSGTQPGTTLVMAKKGVPLLNKSNMRGDQLVRVQVEIPKRLSSEERKLMEELAGLNKAKTANSRR